One segment of Panicum virgatum strain AP13 chromosome 1K, P.virgatum_v5, whole genome shotgun sequence DNA contains the following:
- the LOC120700374 gene encoding uncharacterized protein LOC120700374: protein MDGSPGSPSPETDEIVVNLPTAAPEPCAQQTNETKAKPKRKTLFSFYKKVPTEGGREDGLVDQISQLDETPVAAPIVLHDEATPAPKVPKLNSDGSVLIVERDPGLRGQIWDYPVDEQDRARRIYVMLGPYQNKMEDGFLRDCLVLYIEKEIAIKITMDSIIDDFNAVKERAVRFKD, encoded by the exons ATGGACGGCAGCCccgggtcgccgtcgccggagacgGACGAGATCGTCGTGAACCTGCCCACTGCTGCTCCAGAGCCTTGCGCCCAGCAAACGAAT GAAACCAAAGCAAAACCAAAAAGAAAGACACTTTTTTCTTTCTACAAGAAGGTGCCTACTGAAGGGGGCAGGGAAGATGGTTTGGTTGATCAAATTTCTCAATTAGATGAAACTCCAGTAGCAGCTCCAATTGTATTACATGATGAAGCGACACCTGCACCCAAAGTTCCGAAATTAAATTCAGATGGTAGTGTTTTGATTGTGGAACGCGATCCTGGTTTACGAGGTCAAATTTGGGACTATCCTGTTGATGAACAAGATCGAGCTCGCAGAATATATGTTATGCTTGGCCCATATCAGAATAAAATGGAAGATGGATTTCTAAGAGATTGCTTGGTGCTCTATATTGAGAAAGAGATAGCAATTAAAATCACAATGGATTCAATTATCGATGATTTCAATGCAGTTAAGGAGCGTGCGGTTAGATTCAAAGACTAA